One part of the Acidimicrobiales bacterium genome encodes these proteins:
- a CDS encoding GDSL-type esterase/lipase family protein has product MRSRLGMTGSALAAAGTVLAAAVLTAGGAAHAGPAPSGASGQAGSGGPPSPVSILPLGDSITYGESAPEANTPGGYRGYLAQDLASAGLTWAFVGTSADNPPLGADPGQYHHEGHSGYRVDQVAADLDGPDPVAAGGYWLTGTGSRGPVRPEVVVLHIGTNDVSQAYDPAGRYPGGYDEADPAQRAQFVDHLARRLRDLIAKLERLDPGARIVLCTIAPMGTAQPDPTAHAYDDAIRFRVVPWEQARGVRITLADVEAAFLSGPGGYHEYIGPDGVHLTPLGYSTMADTVAPAVRAVLGQR; this is encoded by the coding sequence ATGCGGTCGAGGCTGGGGATGACCGGGTCGGCCCTGGCGGCCGCCGGGACGGTGCTGGCGGCCGCCGTGCTCACGGCCGGGGGGGCGGCTCACGCCGGGCCGGCCCCCTCCGGCGCCTCAGGTCAGGCCGGATCGGGTGGCCCCCCCTCCCCCGTCAGCATCCTGCCCCTGGGGGACTCGATCACCTACGGGGAGTCGGCGCCCGAGGCCAACACGCCCGGCGGGTACCGGGGCTACCTGGCCCAGGACCTGGCCTCGGCCGGTCTGACCTGGGCCTTCGTGGGGACCTCCGCCGACAACCCCCCGCTCGGCGCCGACCCGGGCCAGTACCACCACGAGGGCCATTCCGGCTACCGGGTCGACCAGGTGGCGGCCGACCTGGACGGGCCCGACCCGGTAGCGGCCGGGGGCTACTGGCTGACGGGCACCGGGTCCCGCGGCCCGGTGCGGCCCGAGGTCGTCGTCCTCCACATCGGCACCAACGACGTGTCCCAGGCCTACGACCCGGCCGGGCGGTACCCGGGCGGTTACGACGAGGCCGACCCGGCCCAGCGGGCCCAGTTCGTCGACCACCTGGCCCGGCGCCTCCGGGACCTGATCGCCAAGCTGGAGCGCCTGGACCCGGGCGCCCGCATCGTGCTGTGCACCATCGCCCCCATGGGGACGGCCCAGCCCGACCCGACCGCCCACGCCTACGACGACGCCATCCGCTTCCGGGTGGTCCCGTGGGAGCAGGCCCGGGGCGTCCGGATCACCCTGGCCGACGTCGAGGCGGCGTTCCTGTCCGGCCCGGGCGGCTACCACGAGTACATCGGGCCCGACGGTGTCCACCTGACGCCGCTCGGCTACAGCACGATGGCCGATACCGTGGCTCCGGCGGTCCGCGCCGTTCTCGGTCAGCGCTGA